ATGACTAATACAGCTTTATGAAAAGAAATAAAAAAATGATTAATCTCATCTGACATAATCGAACCAAATATATACGAAGATTATATTAAAAATGATGCTTCAATCGAAGACCTTACAGATAATCAAAAAGCTATAGTTGTTAATAAAGATCTTTCCAAATATTATTTAGAAAATATAAGTCATGAAATAAAAGAAAAAATTAGTACAATATTAAAATTGGATATGTCTATTTCTTTTTTTACAAAAGATGAATTTAAAAAGGAAAAGAAAATAACAGAAATTATTATTAAAAAAAATAAAAAAAATAACAATTCAAAAGAATTCATATTTAATAGTTTTATATTAGGAAAAAGTAATAGTGAAGCCTATAACGCTTCAAAAGCAGTAATTAACAACTTGGGAAATAAATGAAATCCTCTATTTATTTATGGGGAATCAGGATTAGGGAAAACGCATTTACTAAAAGCAATAAATAACGAACTTAATTTAATAGATGAAGAATTAAATGTTAAATATTATGCATCTAATGATTTTAGAAAAGAAATATTAGATGCATTATTAGGTGGTTTTAAAGAAATAGAACAAACTAAAGATGAAATGAATGCAATTGATGTTTTATTAATAGACGACATCCAATTCTTAGCAAACAGTGGTAAAACAAATGAAATATTTTTTAATATATTCAATAGTTTTATAGAAGAAGGAAAACAAATAGTTATAACTTCTGACAAATTTCCAGAACATCTAAATGGTTTTGATAAAAGATTAGTGTCAAGATTCAATCAAGGTTTAAGTGTAAAAATAGAAACACCGGATTTTGATACAGCAATAAAAATCATTGATTATAAAACAGAAATATCAAATTTAAAATTAGATATTGATTCAAAAAGATTCATTGCTTCTCATTTTGGTACCGACGTTAGAAAAATTGAGGGAATTATAAATAAAATTGAGTTTAAATTAATTCAAGAAAAAGATTCAATAGGAGAAATAATAGAACTAGAAACTATACAGAAGTTATTGGAAGATTATTCATTTGCTCCTGGTGGTGAAATAACCGTACAGAAAATCAAAAATGTTGTAGCTCAAAATTATGGTATTAATGTTAAGTCTATAGATGCAAAAAATAAAGTTTCTAATGTTGTTTTAGCAAGACATGTATCAATGTATTTAACAAACGAACTAATGAAGAAAAATTATTCTGAAATTGGAATACTATTTGGTGGAAAAGATCATACAACTGTTATAAATGCTTGTAATAAAGTAAAAAAATCTTTGGCAGAAGATAAAATCTTTAAAAATGTATTGAAAAAAATAAAAAAAGAAATTGTTTCTTAATTTGTTTTTATAAAATGTAATAAAATTTCTAAAATATGTGTTTATTATTTAGGTTTGATTGAGTTATACACATTTTAA
This sequence is a window from Spiroplasma diminutum CUAS-1. Protein-coding genes within it:
- the dnaA gene encoding chromosomal replication initiator protein DnaA — encoded protein: MTNTALWKEIKKWLISSDIIEPNIYEDYIKNDASIEDLTDNQKAIVVNKDLSKYYLENISHEIKEKISTILKLDMSISFFTKDEFKKEKKITEIIIKKNKKNNNSKEFIFNSFILGKSNSEAYNASKAVINNLGNKWNPLFIYGESGLGKTHLLKAINNELNLIDEELNVKYYASNDFRKEILDALLGGFKEIEQTKDEMNAIDVLLIDDIQFLANSGKTNEIFFNIFNSFIEEGKQIVITSDKFPEHLNGFDKRLVSRFNQGLSVKIETPDFDTAIKIIDYKTEISNLKLDIDSKRFIASHFGTDVRKIEGIINKIEFKLIQEKDSIGEIIELETIQKLLEDYSFAPGGEITVQKIKNVVAQNYGINVKSIDAKNKVSNVVLARHVSMYLTNELMKKNYSEIGILFGGKDHTTVINACNKVKKSLAEDKIFKNVLKKIKKEIVS